The following are encoded together in the Thermococcus sibiricus MM 739 genome:
- the tsaA gene encoding tRNA (N6-threonylcarbamoyladenosine(37)-N6)-methyltransferase TrmO, with the protein MELNLRPIGVIRSPYKSPLECPSQGRLSEEIFIVEVFPEFEGGLKDVETCTHLILLYWLDKARRDVLTAMPPHDKKEHGVFATRSPHRPNPIGFAVVELIERRGRKLIVKGLDALDGTPVIDIKPYSSAIDCVENAKIGWFEEVNKK; encoded by the coding sequence ATGGAACTTAACCTCAGGCCGATTGGAGTGATACGATCTCCCTACAAGAGTCCTTTGGAGTGCCCCAGTCAGGGGAGGCTCTCGGAGGAAATATTCATAGTGGAAGTCTTTCCCGAGTTTGAGGGGGGACTGAAGGACGTAGAAACCTGCACACACTTAATACTCCTCTACTGGCTTGACAAAGCTAGAAGAGATGTGCTAACAGCCATGCCCCCTCATGATAAAAAGGAACACGGAGTTTTTGCAACCCGCTCTCCCCACAGGCCGAACCCGATAGGATTCGCCGTAGTAGAGCTTATAGAGAGGAGAGGAAGGAAACTAATTGTAAAGGGATTAGATGCACTAGATGGAACTCCCGTTATCGACATTAAACCATATTCTTCAGCTATAGACTGTGTGGAAAATGCAAAGATTGGATGGTTTGAGGAGGTGAATAAAAAATGA
- a CDS encoding CDP-2,3-bis-(O-geranylgeranyl)-sn-glycerol synthase produces MNEIAEALWYILPAYFANASPVVFKGRTPIDFGKKFVDGRRVFGNGKTWRGFFGGLFTGILISIIQYNLTPHFYGSLSSALKLGFTLSFGALLGDLIGSFVKRRVGMESGYPAVGLDQWGFLIAALILAFPIKTLSTKQVLFLLVVTPFIHWWANIFAYKMKWKNVPW; encoded by the coding sequence ATGAACGAAATAGCTGAAGCTCTCTGGTACATTCTACCGGCATATTTTGCCAATGCATCCCCTGTAGTTTTCAAGGGGAGGACCCCCATAGATTTTGGTAAAAAATTTGTTGATGGTAGGAGAGTATTTGGCAACGGAAAAACTTGGAGAGGTTTTTTTGGGGGTCTATTTACCGGGATCTTAATATCAATTATCCAATATAACCTCACACCACACTTTTATGGTTCACTCTCTTCTGCTCTAAAGTTAGGATTCACTCTTTCTTTTGGTGCTCTTTTAGGGGATCTTATAGGAAGCTTTGTTAAAAGACGGGTGGGAATGGAGAGCGGGTACCCTGCAGTAGGCCTTGACCAATGGGGTTTTCTCATTGCTGCCCTTATCCTAGCATTTCCTATAAAAACTCTTTCAACTAAACAAGTCTTATTTTTACTTGTAGTTACCCCCTTCATTCACTGGTGGGCAAATATTTTTGCATACAAAATGAAATGGAAGAACGTTCCATGGTAG
- a CDS encoding FmdE family protein, which translates to MLILNKLVEENKAEEILEYAREFHGHVCPYVALGIRTSLIAMNELSVGRLDYSASVNESILAIVEINSCFTDGVQVTTGCTLGNNSLIYMDLGKTALTLVKRSTWEGVRVYIDAEKLEKYYPPEARELFNKVIKERKGSPEEREYLKELWEDIARTMLYLPREEFKIEQVKIPPIEQAPIFESIRCSECGELAMSRRIVYINEEPLCYKCAGKEYHAVIGRGIVKIGGSGNGT; encoded by the coding sequence ATGCTCATCCTTAACAAACTAGTGGAGGAAAATAAAGCTGAGGAAATACTTGAGTACGCACGAGAATTTCACGGACATGTATGTCCATATGTCGCTCTTGGGATAAGAACCTCATTGATCGCAATGAACGAACTTAGTGTTGGGAGACTTGACTATTCAGCCAGCGTAAATGAGAGCATTCTAGCAATAGTTGAAATTAATAGCTGCTTTACTGACGGCGTTCAAGTTACCACAGGATGCACTCTCGGAAATAATTCCCTAATCTATATGGATCTCGGTAAAACTGCACTAACTCTTGTTAAACGCTCAACTTGGGAAGGGGTTAGAGTGTATATCGACGCTGAGAAACTCGAAAAATATTATCCACCAGAGGCGAGAGAACTATTTAACAAAGTCATAAAGGAGAGAAAAGGAAGTCCAGAAGAAAGAGAATACCTAAAAGAACTTTGGGAAGATATCGCAAGGACTATGCTCTACCTTCCTAGGGAAGAATTTAAAATAGAGCAAGTTAAGATCCCCCCAATTGAACAGGCCCCTATTTTTGAGAGCATCCGGTGCTCAGAGTGCGGAGAGCTGGCGATGTCAAGGAGAATCGTCTACATCAACGAAGAGCCCCTCTGCTACAAGTGTGCCGGGAAAGAGTACCACGCGGTGATTGGGCGGGGAATCGTTAAAATCGGAGGGTCTGGCAATGGAACTTAA
- a CDS encoding ThiF family adenylyltransferase, which translates to MIGKKEVERYDRQIRIFGVEGQEKLKKSKVAVVGVGGLGSPVAYYLAAAGVGELLLIDCQTPELSNLNRQILHWEEDLEKNPKPISAKWKLERFNSDIKISTFTGILNVKNIEEVLKDIDVIVDCLDNFETRYLLDEFAHKKGIPLVHGAVEGLYGQVTTVIPGETKGLRDLFPTPPRKKENFPILGATAGVIGAIQVAEVIKLITGYGAPLANKLLIVDLMHNSFEVVDLEG; encoded by the coding sequence ATGATAGGTAAAAAAGAAGTTGAAAGATACGATAGACAAATCCGGATATTTGGCGTTGAGGGCCAAGAAAAGCTGAAAAAGAGTAAAGTTGCAGTGGTAGGTGTTGGCGGTTTGGGGAGTCCAGTGGCATATTATCTAGCCGCTGCTGGCGTTGGAGAGCTTCTCCTTATAGACTGTCAAACTCCAGAACTTAGCAATTTGAATAGACAAATCCTTCACTGGGAGGAAGATTTGGAAAAGAATCCTAAACCAATTTCTGCAAAGTGGAAACTTGAACGATTCAATTCCGATATAAAAATAAGCACCTTTACAGGGATTTTAAATGTGAAAAACATCGAAGAAGTTCTTAAGGATATTGACGTGATAGTGGATTGCTTAGACAACTTCGAGACAAGGTATCTTTTAGATGAATTCGCCCACAAAAAAGGGATACCTTTAGTTCATGGTGCTGTAGAAGGCCTCTACGGCCAAGTTACCACTGTAATTCCTGGTGAAACAAAAGGCCTTCGAGATTTATTCCCAACACCCCCAAGAAAAAAAGAAAACTTTCCAATCCTTGGTGCGACTGCTGGGGTAATTGGGGCAATCCAGGTAGCAGAAGTAATTAAACTTATCACGGGCTACGGTGCTCCACTAGCAAATAAACTTCTGATAGTTGATTTAATGCACAATTCTTTTGAGGTGGTGGATCTTGAAGGTTAA
- the dmpI gene encoding 4-oxalocrotonate tautomerase DmpI — protein MPTIIIEGPSISVEKKRELVKRFTEVASEVYGIEHITVLIKENPPENVGINGELLLDRKRKQ, from the coding sequence ATGCCGACCATAATTATTGAAGGCCCATCAATTAGTGTTGAGAAGAAAAGGGAGCTTGTGAAAAGGTTTACCGAGGTAGCGTCGGAGGTTTACGGGATAGAACACATAACCGTTCTTATAAAGGAGAACCCACCCGAGAATGTGGGTATTAATGGGGAACTACTGTTAGACAGGAAAAGAAAACAATGA
- a CDS encoding adenosine-specific kinase, translated as MVKIEVVNVEKPEGVECIIGQGNFSIFTVDDLARALLTAVPGIKFGIAMNEAKPQLTRYTGNDKELEELAAKNAVNIGAGHVFVIVMKNAFPINVLNTVKNHPAVVMVYGASENPLQVIIAETELGRAVLGIVDGKAANKIENNEQKKERRELVEKIGYTID; from the coding sequence ATGGTCAAGATTGAAGTTGTTAATGTGGAAAAACCAGAGGGTGTTGAATGTATAATCGGCCAAGGGAACTTTTCAATATTCACCGTTGATGATCTGGCCCGTGCACTCCTGACAGCAGTACCCGGAATAAAGTTTGGAATTGCCATGAATGAAGCAAAACCCCAGCTAACAAGATATACAGGAAATGACAAAGAACTTGAAGAATTAGCTGCAAAAAACGCCGTAAATATTGGAGCAGGACATGTATTTGTAATAGTTATGAAAAATGCATTCCCAATAAATGTGTTAAACACTGTTAAAAACCACCCCGCAGTTGTAATGGTCTATGGGGCCAGTGAAAATCCATTGCAGGTTATAATTGCCGAAACTGAACTTGGTAGGGCTGTCTTGGGAATAGTTGATGGAAAAGCTGCTAACAAGATTGAAAACAACGAACAGAAAAAAGAAAGAAGAGAACTAGTGGAAAAGATTGGGTATACAATTGACTGA
- a CDS encoding iron ABC transporter substrate-binding protein — protein sequence MKRALSIIVLLVLISGCLQSQSAEEATIIVKDLAGREVKVPKGVERIVAVGPGALRIMVYLNATDMVVGVEDCERQWGSGGRPYIMAHPELKELPSIGPGGPGKLPNLEALINVKPDVIFITYVDAKTAQDMQEKTGIPVVVLSYGELTTFEDDELFKSIELAGKILKKEDRAKEVINFIKSIQEDLLKRTENVESPSVYVGGIGYKGAHGIESTEAKYPPFVVLHAKNVVDELGEGHKFIDKEKLLDWDPEYIFIDEGGLSLVLDDYRKSPEFYESLKAVKNGNVYGILPYNYYSTNIGTAMADAYFIGKVLYPERFEDVDPIQKANEIYKFLVGKPVYEEMANQFGGFGKIDLSNRSVNYSLPTSP from the coding sequence ATGAAAAGAGCCCTTTCGATCATAGTTTTACTCGTACTCATCTCCGGATGCTTACAAAGTCAATCAGCCGAGGAAGCTACGATAATCGTAAAAGACCTCGCCGGGAGAGAAGTCAAAGTTCCAAAAGGCGTTGAGCGGATAGTGGCTGTTGGCCCCGGTGCCCTGAGGATCATGGTATATCTAAACGCGACCGACATGGTAGTGGGAGTTGAGGATTGTGAAAGGCAATGGGGTTCAGGAGGAAGGCCTTACATCATGGCCCACCCCGAACTTAAAGAACTCCCAAGCATAGGCCCCGGGGGCCCTGGAAAGCTTCCCAATCTTGAGGCCCTGATAAACGTGAAACCCGACGTTATTTTCATAACATACGTCGATGCCAAAACCGCCCAAGATATGCAGGAAAAAACCGGAATCCCAGTTGTAGTACTTAGCTATGGGGAGCTAACGACCTTTGAGGATGATGAACTCTTTAAATCCATTGAATTGGCTGGAAAAATCCTAAAAAAAGAAGATAGAGCGAAAGAAGTTATCAATTTCATTAAATCAATTCAAGAAGACCTCCTTAAGCGAACAGAAAATGTTGAAAGTCCAAGTGTTTATGTTGGAGGAATAGGGTATAAAGGCGCCCATGGAATAGAAAGTACGGAAGCAAAATACCCGCCTTTTGTTGTATTACACGCGAAAAACGTTGTTGATGAGCTTGGGGAGGGTCATAAATTTATAGACAAAGAAAAACTCTTGGATTGGGATCCAGAATACATCTTCATAGACGAAGGAGGATTAAGCTTAGTACTTGACGACTACAGAAAGAGTCCCGAGTTCTATGAGTCACTGAAGGCCGTGAAAAATGGCAACGTGTATGGAATTCTCCCGTATAATTACTACTCCACAAACATCGGTACGGCCATGGCAGATGCGTACTTCATTGGAAAAGTGTTATATCCCGAGCGTTTTGAGGATGTAGACCCTATTCAAAAGGCAAATGAGATATATAAATTCCTTGTCGGCAAGCCAGTTTACGAAGAGATGGCCAACCAGTTCGGTGGGTTTGGAAAGATAGACCTCTCTAATAGGAGCGTAAACTACTCACTACCAACTTCACCGTGA
- a CDS encoding molybdenum cofactor biosynthesis protein MoaE, producing the protein MKVKLFKKPEDFDITNAIKLASSSKSGGLVIFLGEVRDENHGREVKKLIYEAYEEMAIEEMKKIREEALERFPILDMIIWHRYGELEVGENTILIIASGKHRKEAFEACMWTVDEVKKRVPIWKKEITNEGEFWIEGNKLIMHKKGH; encoded by the coding sequence TTGAAGGTTAAACTTTTTAAAAAGCCAGAGGACTTTGATATAACCAATGCAATCAAACTAGCCTCCTCATCTAAAAGTGGAGGTTTAGTTATTTTTCTGGGAGAGGTAAGGGACGAAAATCATGGAAGAGAAGTGAAGAAGTTAATATACGAAGCCTATGAAGAAATGGCTATCGAAGAAATGAAAAAAATTCGGGAAGAAGCCTTAGAACGTTTTCCAATATTGGATATGATTATCTGGCATAGATACGGTGAACTAGAAGTTGGCGAAAACACTATCCTAATAATCGCAAGTGGAAAACACAGAAAAGAGGCATTTGAGGCTTGTATGTGGACAGTGGATGAGGTAAAGAAACGCGTGCCCATATGGAAAAAAGAAATAACGAATGAAGGAGAATTCTGGATTGAAGGTAATAAACTCATTATGCACAAGAAAGGACATTAA
- a CDS encoding B12-binding domain-containing radical SAM protein produces MKIVLVRTNPGESGYASAYGYIAPSLGLVSLAGAVKDIAEVKIIDAEAKNLTEEETIEEIATFNPDVVGFTTIASTYVNPSIMIVRKMKERGINPIIVFGGHHATFTYPLILREGIDFVVIGEGEQTFREIIERLKEGKDIRSVRGIAYRDGQKVNVSYREPIVNLDNLPIPAYDLLDPDVYKASIVGKNVRIASIETSRGCPYNCEFCSASAMWGHAWRFKSNERVVDELKFVKNLGYNWVFFVDDNFVVPYKYEERIELLNSIIEEGLNEMNYMIQIRADIIAKHPELAEKLAEAGVKIAFMGIESGSEGVLKAMRKGLKKNDTLKAIQLLSEQEIITYGGVIIGAPYESRKDRKATYKFVQMLGDHGLDVVQISIYTPLPGSDSFYRALKNRALLTIDWDLYDVLHPIMRVKEKLWRLYFESREKTYMFYFKKWLHNIEGKAEKYSKPILSTGKRYVLHRIPHYLKNFLKLPVESFLVQRRILNSAKKLDDYTIKILEEVYTRHLTSYLKMFHEVINQGKHTKS; encoded by the coding sequence ATGAAAATTGTCCTTGTGAGGACAAATCCAGGAGAAAGCGGATATGCCTCGGCCTATGGTTACATTGCTCCTTCTTTAGGCCTTGTATCCTTAGCTGGGGCTGTTAAAGATATTGCAGAGGTAAAGATAATAGATGCAGAAGCGAAAAACCTCACTGAGGAGGAGACTATAGAGGAAATAGCTACCTTTAACCCCGACGTTGTAGGCTTCACCACCATAGCATCTACCTACGTAAACCCCTCTATAATGATTGTCAGAAAAATGAAGGAGAGAGGAATTAATCCCATCATCGTTTTTGGTGGGCACCATGCAACATTCACTTACCCCCTTATATTAAGAGAAGGAATTGACTTTGTGGTCATAGGAGAGGGAGAGCAGACATTTAGGGAGATCATTGAGAGGCTAAAAGAAGGAAAAGATATTAGAAGTGTTAGAGGCATAGCATACAGAGATGGGCAAAAAGTTAACGTTTCTTATCGAGAACCCATTGTTAACCTTGACAATTTGCCGATACCTGCCTACGATTTACTTGATCCAGATGTATATAAAGCGAGCATTGTTGGAAAAAACGTGAGAATTGCCTCCATAGAAACTTCCAGGGGATGTCCCTACAACTGTGAGTTTTGCAGTGCTTCAGCCATGTGGGGACATGCTTGGAGGTTTAAGAGCAACGAGCGTGTTGTTGATGAGTTGAAATTCGTGAAGAACCTCGGATACAACTGGGTATTCTTTGTTGATGACAATTTTGTTGTTCCTTACAAATATGAAGAGAGAATTGAGCTTCTCAATTCTATAATAGAAGAAGGACTTAACGAAATGAACTACATGATCCAAATAAGGGCCGATATAATAGCAAAACACCCAGAACTTGCAGAGAAGCTTGCCGAAGCTGGTGTTAAAATAGCTTTCATGGGCATTGAATCTGGCAGCGAAGGAGTTCTGAAGGCCATGAGAAAGGGGTTGAAGAAAAACGATACTCTCAAGGCCATTCAGCTACTCAGCGAGCAGGAGATAATTACGTATGGGGGAGTTATAATTGGGGCGCCCTATGAGTCCAGGAAAGATAGAAAAGCAACGTATAAATTTGTTCAAATGCTTGGTGACCACGGCCTTGATGTAGTTCAAATCTCAATATATACTCCTTTGCCAGGTAGTGATTCCTTTTACAGGGCACTTAAGAACAGAGCCCTCCTAACCATAGACTGGGATCTCTATGATGTTTTACACCCAATAATGAGAGTAAAAGAAAAGCTCTGGAGACTCTACTTTGAGAGCAGGGAAAAAACATACATGTTCTATTTTAAGAAATGGCTCCATAATATTGAGGGAAAGGCCGAAAAGTACTCAAAACCAATCCTCAGCACTGGCAAGAGGTATGTCCTTCACAGAATTCCTCATTACCTGAAGAATTTTCTAAAGCTTCCAGTAGAGAGCTTTTTAGTTCAGAGAAGGATTCTAAATTCAGCAAAGAAACTTGATGATTATACCATCAAAATCCTCGAAGAAGTATACACCAGACACCTAACATCGTACCTGAAAATGTTTCACGAAGTTATAAATCAGGGAAAACATACAAAAAGTTGA
- a CDS encoding MoaD/ThiS family protein, whose amino-acid sequence MKVKVRYFARFRELSGTGEEIIELPKGSKIRDLIEHIKSIHPDFKREAFSEGYNDEVDINVSKNGRYASFDEELKEGDIVALFPPTSGG is encoded by the coding sequence ATGAAGGTAAAAGTGAGATACTTTGCCCGTTTTAGGGAACTTTCTGGAACAGGGGAGGAAATTATAGAACTTCCCAAAGGAAGCAAGATACGTGATCTAATCGAGCATATAAAAAGTATTCATCCGGATTTCAAGAGAGAAGCGTTTAGTGAGGGTTACAATGATGAAGTGGATATAAATGTGTCAAAAAATGGACGATATGCCTCTTTTGATGAAGAACTAAAAGAGGGCGATATAGTGGCATTATTCCCTCCAACAAGTGGTGGATGA
- a CDS encoding SPASM domain-containing protein — MEAVYTPPSWKRTRNITAFAKPPWSESKHTGKLERVIIQLGVGQGKFSEITGIPRSIGCIGNNRFILREEPVELERLKEILQEFSTISGGDLYLTNYDDTSVLEEIAEYAASLSLKNVYPVIRIEDFNDISLPVGVKTIVEAEYSEENLEKIEDLEDVHGLLLMVKSEYLDRIQQIEFYGEIYVDLLFPGSLKKVDFDLMEAKRLQTPITQHHSCLSGTLAITGEGFVLPCPLLRNFLKGNIKTMTLKQILRKRKLKEFWKITKKQFESCNKCPIAHVCHDCRALEYNASGDIYGIEYCPINELITPRETSLKCGLPHLEW; from the coding sequence ATGGAAGCAGTGTATACGCCCCCATCTTGGAAACGAACTAGGAATATTACCGCATTTGCAAAGCCACCTTGGAGTGAAAGCAAGCATACAGGAAAACTGGAAAGAGTTATAATACAGTTAGGGGTTGGTCAAGGGAAGTTTTCAGAGATAACCGGAATCCCCCGCTCTATAGGCTGCATTGGAAATAACAGATTCATTTTAAGGGAAGAACCTGTTGAATTAGAGAGACTAAAAGAGATATTGCAGGAATTTTCCACAATCTCCGGCGGAGACTTATATCTCACAAACTATGACGACACAAGCGTATTAGAAGAGATAGCTGAATATGCTGCTTCCTTGAGTCTAAAAAACGTCTATCCCGTTATAAGGATCGAAGATTTTAATGATATTTCGCTACCAGTTGGTGTTAAGACTATTGTAGAAGCAGAATACTCTGAAGAAAACCTAGAAAAGATTGAGGATTTGGAAGATGTGCATGGACTGCTCCTGATGGTTAAAAGCGAATACTTAGACAGAATCCAACAAATAGAATTTTATGGAGAAATATATGTGGATTTGCTCTTCCCGGGTTCCCTGAAAAAGGTAGATTTCGATCTTATGGAGGCAAAAAGGTTGCAAACCCCAATAACCCAACACCATTCATGTCTAAGTGGTACACTGGCCATCACCGGAGAAGGGTTCGTCTTGCCCTGTCCACTCTTAAGAAATTTCTTAAAAGGCAACATCAAAACGATGACCCTAAAACAAATCCTCAGAAAGCGCAAACTCAAAGAATTCTGGAAAATAACAAAAAAGCAGTTTGAATCATGTAATAAATGCCCGATTGCACATGTTTGCCATGATTGTAGGGCCCTAGAATACAATGCTTCAGGCGATATTTATGGTATTGAATATTGTCCTATAAATGAACTAATTACCCCCAGAGAAACCAGTCTTAAATGTGGCCTACCTCATCTTGAATGGTAA
- a CDS encoding Lrp/AsnC family transcriptional regulator: MSDTIDAVDMKLLKELKENSRENIATLSKKLGIPRTTVHYRIKKLINEGVIEKFTIKPNYKKLNLGTTAFILVRYNPDSGLTQREIAKKIAQIDGVHEVHIIAGEWDLLIKIRAPSAEDIGKVVVDKLREIKGIGQTVTMVSFVSVKEEL; this comes from the coding sequence ATGAGTGACACGATAGACGCTGTTGATATGAAACTCCTTAAAGAGCTTAAAGAGAACTCAAGGGAAAACATAGCTACTCTAAGCAAAAAGCTTGGAATCCCAAGGACAACTGTCCACTATAGGATTAAAAAACTTATTAATGAAGGAGTAATCGAAAAATTCACAATCAAGCCCAACTATAAAAAACTCAACTTAGGGACTACTGCCTTCATTTTAGTAAGATACAACCCTGATTCAGGCCTTACACAAAGAGAGATTGCCAAAAAGATCGCCCAGATCGATGGTGTTCACGAAGTTCATATAATAGCTGGGGAATGGGATCTTTTAATAAAAATTCGAGCTCCTTCAGCCGAAGATATAGGGAAAGTAGTCGTAGATAAGCTTAGAGAAATCAAAGGAATCGGACAAACAGTAACGATGGTTTCCTTTGTATCTGTTAAAGAAGAGCTTTAG
- a CDS encoding GbsR/MarR family transcriptional regulator, with protein MRVGVDEAKRIMMEHFADTARRFGLSELYGYIYGVLFFEDEPLSLGKIAERTGYSLSHVSTALKLLENIGLVKRIKKPGDKRAYYTAIKNIREWRKEAYYKKIEEDVRQTRKNLLKALEAIGDDESEEAMKIKERIEFSLQRNAITERIINIFLKNEEEKF; from the coding sequence ATGAGAGTGGGTGTAGATGAAGCTAAGCGAATAATGATGGAGCATTTTGCAGATACCGCAAGAAGATTTGGGTTGAGTGAGCTTTATGGATATATCTATGGCGTGCTCTTTTTTGAGGATGAACCTCTAAGCTTGGGTAAAATTGCCGAAAGGACAGGATACTCTCTTTCACATGTAAGCACGGCACTCAAGCTTCTGGAAAATATCGGTCTAGTAAAAAGGATCAAAAAGCCAGGAGATAAGAGAGCATACTACACAGCAATAAAAAACATTCGAGAATGGAGAAAAGAAGCGTACTACAAGAAAATAGAAGAAGACGTAAGACAAACACGAAAGAATCTTTTGAAAGCACTTGAGGCCATAGGAGATGATGAAAGTGAAGAAGCAATGAAAATAAAAGAAAGAATAGAGTTTTCTCTTCAAAGAAATGCCATTACTGAAAGAATTATAAACATCTTTCTAAAAAACGAAGAGGAAAAGTTTTGA
- a CDS encoding FecCD family ABC transporter permease, with translation MEYEKYIANRILAGLFLFILIFMVSVFSISQGGYNLSIDEVIRVLIGRGDYKSNMVIWNIRFPRVLAGILVGASLAISGAVMQGFLRNPLASPFTMGVSHGAMFGASIAILLGAGYSESSGKIIVNNPYAVVLFAFLGAMSAAAIILLLAKLKGLSPEAIILSGIAMSSLFVALTTLIQYFADELQLAAMVYWSFGDLGRTTWREDIMLGISFTAVFTYFIMKRWDLNASALGDEIAKSVGVEVEKTRVISTFLATFLTAISVSFVGVIGFVGLIAPHAVRLLFGGDYRFLIPLSALMGAFLLLTADTIARLLFSPITLPVGVVTSFLGAPMFIYLLVRMEGGR, from the coding sequence ATGGAGTATGAGAAATACATTGCAAATAGAATTTTAGCGGGCCTTTTTCTCTTTATTCTCATATTTATGGTTAGCGTTTTCTCCATCTCCCAAGGGGGCTACAATCTTTCAATAGATGAGGTTATCAGAGTATTGATTGGAAGAGGAGATTATAAATCCAACATGGTAATATGGAACATTCGTTTTCCCAGAGTGCTTGCTGGAATTCTCGTGGGAGCTTCATTGGCAATCTCAGGTGCGGTTATGCAGGGTTTCCTGAGAAATCCTCTGGCAAGTCCTTTCACTATGGGGGTTTCGCATGGGGCAATGTTTGGGGCCTCTATTGCCATTCTGCTGGGAGCAGGCTATTCTGAAAGTTCAGGTAAGATAATTGTGAATAATCCCTATGCGGTAGTATTATTTGCATTTCTCGGTGCAATGAGTGCAGCTGCCATTATTTTACTCCTCGCAAAATTGAAAGGATTAAGCCCGGAAGCCATAATACTTTCAGGAATCGCAATGAGTTCCCTTTTTGTAGCCTTAACCACACTTATACAGTATTTTGCAGATGAACTTCAACTTGCTGCGATGGTTTATTGGAGCTTTGGGGATCTTGGAAGGACAACTTGGAGGGAAGATATCATGCTTGGAATAAGTTTTACGGCTGTTTTTACTTATTTTATCATGAAAAGATGGGACTTGAATGCTTCTGCACTCGGGGATGAGATTGCAAAATCCGTAGGGGTTGAGGTGGAAAAGACAAGAGTAATTTCAACATTTTTAGCAACTTTTCTGACAGCTATTAGTGTCTCTTTTGTTGGAGTTATAGGGTTTGTTGGACTAATAGCACCTCACGCCGTTAGACTTCTCTTCGGTGGGGACTACAGATTTTTAATACCTCTTTCCGCCCTAATGGGCGCCTTTCTGCTTCTCACTGCAGATACGATTGCAAGACTTCTTTTTTCACCAATTACCTTGCCGGTTGGTGTTGTGACGTCATTTTTAGGTGCTCCAATGTTTATCTACCTGTTAGTGCGTATGGAGGGAGGCAGATGA
- a CDS encoding XTP/dITP diphosphatase has protein sequence MRVLFITSNKGKVKEAKTYLSPLGVKVLQRQIDYPEIQANTLEEVVGFGVMWLKDYLDEPFFIDDSGLFIEALNGFPGVYSAYIYKTLGNEGILKLMNEVKNRRAYFKSVIGYYDGRIHIFTGITRGHIINEKRGKYGFGFDPIFLPENSKKTFAEMQTEEKNRISHRGRALAEFARWLKENFKKE, from the coding sequence ATGAGAGTACTCTTTATCACATCCAATAAAGGTAAAGTGAAGGAAGCTAAGACTTATCTCTCCCCATTAGGAGTTAAGGTTCTTCAGAGACAAATAGATTATCCAGAAATACAAGCGAATACTCTTGAGGAAGTCGTGGGATTTGGAGTTATGTGGTTAAAGGATTATTTAGATGAACCTTTCTTTATAGATGATTCTGGCCTTTTTATTGAGGCTCTAAATGGCTTTCCTGGAGTGTATTCTGCATACATATACAAAACTCTCGGAAATGAGGGAATATTAAAATTAATGAACGAGGTTAAAAATAGGAGAGCCTATTTTAAAAGTGTCATAGGCTATTACGATGGGAGAATTCACATTTTTACTGGAATCACAAGAGGCCATATTATTAATGAGAAGAGAGGGAAGTACGGATTCGGATTTGACCCAATTTTTCTACCAGAAAATAGCAAAAAAACCTTCGCTGAGATGCAAACTGAGGAAAAGAACAGGATTTCACACAGAGGTAGAGCATTAGCAGAGTTCGCAAGATGGTTAAAAGAAAATTTTAAAAAGGAGTAA